One segment of Streptosporangium brasiliense DNA contains the following:
- a CDS encoding LysR family transcriptional regulator yields the protein MDVTLPAVRAFVAVARTGSFREAAISLGVSQPTVSTAVKRLEATAGRRLLVRDRDGVRLTELGGRVLAHAAAVTAAADELTALLAGGGTELTVGFMGEAAGASTSRLLDGVRRASGGQVRLRRFDFDDPACGLLTGASDLAVVWPPLTTGDALDTLILGSDRRAVAVPVGDPLARLPVAGPADLAGRVWVVPRSPDPVWRAFRHPAFIGVTDIAGEVGSSAIEETLELVASGQGVALLSEGTDEHYARAGVVFVLLAEDCRCTTAVAWRRADTRPVLARILAGLRSEALLPQGG from the coding sequence ATGGACGTCACATTGCCGGCCGTGCGGGCGTTCGTCGCGGTGGCCCGCACCGGATCGTTCCGGGAGGCGGCCATCTCGCTCGGGGTCAGCCAGCCCACCGTGAGCACCGCCGTGAAGCGGCTGGAGGCCACCGCCGGGCGGCGGTTGCTGGTCCGCGACCGCGACGGCGTGCGCCTGACCGAGCTGGGCGGCCGGGTGCTGGCCCACGCGGCGGCGGTGACGGCCGCCGCCGACGAGCTCACGGCTCTGCTGGCCGGGGGCGGCACCGAGCTGACCGTGGGCTTCATGGGCGAGGCGGCCGGCGCGAGCACCTCCCGGCTCCTCGACGGCGTGCGGCGCGCCTCCGGCGGGCAGGTCCGGCTGCGCCGTTTCGACTTCGACGACCCGGCCTGCGGCCTGCTGACCGGGGCCAGCGACCTGGCCGTGGTGTGGCCGCCGCTGACCACCGGCGACGCCCTGGACACACTGATCCTCGGCAGCGACCGGCGGGCCGTCGCGGTGCCGGTCGGCGACCCGCTCGCCCGGCTGCCCGTGGCCGGCCCCGCCGACCTGGCCGGCCGCGTCTGGGTGGTGCCCCGCAGCCCCGACCCGGTCTGGCGGGCCTTCCGCCACCCGGCCTTCATCGGGGTGACGGACATCGCGGGGGAGGTCGGCTCCTCGGCGATCGAGGAGACCCTGGAGCTGGTCGCGTCCGGCCAGGGCGTCGCCCTGCTCTCGGAGGGCACCGACGAGCACTACGCCCGCGCCGGAGTGGTGTTCGTCCTGCTGGCCGAGGATTGCCGCTGCACCACCGCCGTCGCCTGGCGGCGTGCCGACACCCGGCCGGTGCTCGCCCGGATCCTCGCCGGGCTCCGCTCCGAGGCCCTCCTCCCGCAGGGAGGCTAG
- a CDS encoding response regulator, which produces MTIRVLLVDDQPLLRTGFRLILEAEPDVTVVGEAGDGKAAQDQSRALMPDVVLMDIRMPGVDGIEATRRIVREATGGAHVPRVLVLTTFDLDEYIVEALRAGASGFLLKDVPPDELVQAIRVVAAGDAIVAPSVTRRLLDRFGARLPSAHQQSTPARLDRLTEREMEVLRLIARGMSNAEIAAELVVSETTVKTHVGNVLTKLGLRDRVQAVVLAYETGLITPGAIP; this is translated from the coding sequence ATGACGATCAGAGTGTTACTGGTGGACGACCAGCCACTGCTGCGTACCGGCTTCCGGCTCATCCTGGAGGCCGAGCCGGACGTCACCGTGGTGGGCGAGGCCGGGGACGGCAAGGCCGCCCAGGACCAGTCGCGCGCGCTGATGCCCGACGTGGTGCTGATGGACATCCGGATGCCGGGCGTGGACGGCATAGAGGCGACCCGCCGGATCGTCCGGGAGGCCACCGGCGGGGCCCACGTGCCGAGGGTGCTGGTGCTGACGACCTTCGACCTGGACGAATACATCGTGGAGGCGCTGCGCGCCGGGGCCAGCGGCTTCCTGCTCAAGGACGTCCCGCCCGACGAGCTGGTGCAGGCCATCCGGGTGGTCGCGGCGGGCGACGCCATCGTCGCGCCGAGCGTGACCCGGCGGCTGCTGGACAGGTTCGGGGCGCGCCTGCCCTCGGCGCACCAGCAGTCCACCCCGGCCCGCCTGGACCGGCTCACCGAGCGTGAGATGGAGGTGCTGCGGCTGATCGCCCGGGGCATGTCGAACGCGGAGATCGCCGCCGAGCTCGTGGTGAGCGAGACGACGGTCAAGACCCACGTCGGCAACGTGCTCACCAAGCTCGGCCTGCGCGACCGCGTCCAGGCGGTGGTCCTGGCCTACGAGACCGGTCTGATCACCCCGGGCGCCATCCCCTAG
- a CDS encoding sensor histidine kinase, translating into MRNTPDGLRAWLHRHPLIPDAVLAGMLAAAAVPCAYAPSLAGFDAPAGLREPGALSLALTLAGCLSTALRRSRPFAMLFLVVLAEVTLASLDQSGSLLWVAALVLVYTVAAHRGLALSLCALALSLTCRALLAVTVTGPADRTAHLFVAVLTMTLWIAGRGARLRRAYLAELRERAARTERARESDTRAARAEERSRIARELHDVVAHHVSVMTVQASAARRVLATNPDGAREALSAIEEMGRTAMAEMRNIVGVLRTDAAPAERSPQPGVQEIPTLVDQMREAGLRTQLWIEAEGGPLPPGVDLAAYRLVQEALTNSLRHAGPRARAWVTVRQGPGELAVQVEDDGRGAEPPAPATDRTGHGLVGIRERVALYGGILRIGPRPEGGFEVNARFPLKDV; encoded by the coding sequence GTGCGCAACACCCCGGACGGCCTGCGGGCCTGGCTCCACCGACACCCGCTGATCCCCGACGCCGTCCTGGCCGGGATGCTGGCGGCCGCCGCGGTGCCCTGCGCCTACGCCCCCTCCCTGGCCGGCTTCGACGCCCCGGCCGGGCTCCGGGAGCCCGGCGCGCTGAGCCTCGCCCTGACCCTGGCCGGCTGCCTGTCCACGGCGCTGCGCCGCAGCCGGCCGTTCGCGATGCTCTTCCTGGTCGTCCTCGCCGAGGTGACGCTGGCGTCGCTGGACCAGAGCGGCTCCCTGCTGTGGGTGGCCGCGCTGGTGCTGGTCTACACGGTCGCCGCCCACCGCGGCCTGGCGCTCAGCCTGTGCGCGCTGGCGCTGAGCCTGACCTGCCGCGCCCTCCTGGCGGTGACGGTCACCGGGCCCGCCGACCGCACGGCCCACCTGTTCGTGGCCGTGCTGACCATGACCCTGTGGATCGCCGGCCGGGGCGCCCGGCTGCGCCGGGCCTACCTCGCCGAGCTGCGCGAGCGGGCCGCCCGGACGGAACGGGCCCGGGAGTCCGACACGCGGGCGGCCAGGGCCGAGGAGCGCTCCCGCATCGCCCGCGAGCTGCACGACGTGGTCGCCCACCACGTGAGCGTGATGACCGTCCAGGCGTCCGCGGCGCGCCGGGTGCTGGCCACCAACCCCGACGGCGCCCGGGAGGCGCTGTCGGCGATCGAGGAGATGGGCCGGACCGCGATGGCCGAGATGCGCAACATCGTGGGCGTGCTCAGGACCGACGCGGCGCCCGCCGAGCGCAGCCCCCAGCCGGGGGTGCAGGAGATCCCCACGCTGGTCGACCAGATGCGCGAGGCGGGCCTGCGGACGCAGCTGTGGATCGAGGCCGAGGGAGGTCCGCTGCCGCCCGGTGTCGATCTGGCCGCCTACCGGCTGGTCCAGGAGGCGCTGACCAACAGCCTGCGGCACGCGGGGCCCCGGGCCCGCGCCTGGGTGACGGTCCGGCAGGGCCCGGGCGAGCTGGCCGTACAGGTCGAGGACGACGGCCGCGGCGCCGAGCCGCCCGCCCCCGCCACCGACCGGACCGGGCACGGGCTGGTCGGCATCCGCGAGCGTGTGGCCCTCTATGGTGGAATCCTGAGGATCGGCCCGCGTCCGGAGGGCGGATTCGAGGTCAATGCCCGGTTCCCCCTCAAGGACGTGTGA